A window from Thermomonas aquatica encodes these proteins:
- a CDS encoding JAB domain-containing protein yields MAEQQNDSNTLYVKGPRRRYTPACADTIHAAARLLVEARVQRGESFVEPATAQAYFRDKLGGAEREIFATAFLDTRHRLITYAEIFMGSIDGAEVHPREIVKAALRHNAAAVIVAHNHPSGDVTPSAADRVVTARVKQALALVDVRMIDHVIVGGNQTLSMAAAGQV; encoded by the coding sequence ATGGCAGAGCAACAGAACGACAGCAACACCCTTTACGTAAAGGGTCCGAGACGTCGCTATACACCGGCCTGTGCTGACACGATCCATGCTGCGGCGCGCTTGCTGGTGGAGGCCAGGGTGCAGCGTGGTGAATCATTCGTGGAGCCTGCCACTGCGCAAGCGTACTTTCGGGACAAGCTTGGTGGAGCGGAGCGGGAGATATTTGCAACCGCGTTTCTTGATACCCGCCATAGGCTGATTACCTATGCAGAGATCTTCATGGGATCGATCGACGGGGCTGAAGTGCACCCCCGCGAGATCGTCAAGGCAGCTTTACGGCACAACGCGGCAGCCGTCATCGTGGCGCACAACCACCCATCTGGTGACGTCACTCCCTCTGCCGCAGATCGGGTCGTGACTGCTCGGGTGAAACAGGCGTTGGCTTTAGTCGACGTCCGCATGATTGACCACGTCATCGTCGGTGGAAATCAGACGCTCAGCATGGCGGCGGCGGGGCAGGTCTGA